One genomic segment of Bacillaceae bacterium S4-13-56 includes these proteins:
- the pyk gene encoding pyruvate kinase: MRKTKIVCTIGPASESVETLVKLIEAGMNVARLNFSHGDHEEHKQRIDNIRKASEITGKTVAILLDTKGPEIRTGIMKDGEVHLEKGSQVIVSMNEVEGTKEKFSITYPGLIDDIHIGGTILLDDGLIELEVTEIDQFKKEILTVVKNSGILKNKKGVNVPNVSVKLPGITDKDANDILFGIEQGVDFIAASFVRRASDVLDITELLEKNNATHIHIIPKIENQEGVDNIKEILEISDGLMVARGDLGVEIPAEEVPLVQKELIRQCNTAGKPVITATQMLDSMQRNPRPTRAEASDVANAIFDGTDAIMLSGETAAGIYPVEAVETMHNIAARAETALDHQLILSKRSKTSDMTITDAISQSVSHTAMNLGVSAILTPTESGHTARMISKYRPEAPIIAVTANEDVKRKLSLVWGVHSVIGEKAHSTDEMLDSGIRNGLATGLFNHGDRVIITAGVPVGEKGTTNLMKVHVIGDVISKGQGIGQKLGYGRAVIARSAQEAIDKVEDGDILVTIGTDRDMMSAIEKAAGLITEEGGLTSHAAVVGLSLGIPVIVGVENATTLIQDKEDITIDSSRGDIYRGHASVL; this comes from the coding sequence ATGAGAAAGACAAAGATTGTATGTACTATAGGTCCAGCTTCTGAATCTGTAGAGACATTAGTAAAATTAATTGAGGCGGGCATGAACGTTGCTCGTTTAAACTTTTCGCATGGTGATCATGAGGAACATAAGCAGCGTATCGACAATATTCGTAAAGCTTCAGAAATTACCGGTAAGACAGTTGCAATCCTACTTGATACGAAGGGACCTGAAATTCGTACTGGAATCATGAAGGATGGTGAGGTTCATTTAGAAAAGGGTTCTCAAGTGATCGTTTCCATGAATGAAGTAGAAGGCACGAAAGAAAAGTTTTCTATCACATATCCTGGTCTTATCGATGATATACACATAGGGGGAACGATCCTTCTAGATGATGGTCTTATTGAATTAGAAGTGACTGAAATTGACCAATTTAAGAAAGAAATCCTAACAGTTGTTAAAAACTCTGGGATTCTTAAGAACAAGAAAGGTGTTAATGTTCCAAATGTAAGTGTCAAACTTCCAGGGATTACGGATAAGGATGCTAACGATATTTTGTTTGGAATTGAGCAAGGTGTCGATTTTATTGCTGCCTCTTTTGTTAGACGTGCATCAGATGTTCTTGACATTACAGAACTATTGGAAAAAAATAACGCAACACATATTCATATTATTCCTAAAATTGAAAACCAAGAAGGGGTAGACAATATTAAAGAGATCCTTGAAATCAGTGATGGATTAATGGTCGCTCGTGGAGATCTTGGAGTAGAGATTCCTGCTGAAGAGGTTCCACTTGTTCAGAAGGAATTGATTAGACAATGTAATACAGCAGGAAAGCCAGTTATAACTGCTACTCAAATGCTGGATTCCATGCAACGTAACCCAAGACCAACAAGAGCTGAGGCGAGTGACGTAGCCAATGCCATCTTTGATGGTACGGATGCAATTATGTTGTCTGGAGAAACTGCAGCTGGAATTTATCCAGTAGAAGCAGTAGAAACCATGCATAATATCGCTGCCCGAGCAGAAACTGCTCTTGACCACCAACTCATTTTATCAAAGCGTTCAAAGACTAGTGACATGACAATTACGGATGCTATTAGTCAGTCCGTTTCTCATACCGCTATGAATTTAGGTGTCAGTGCGATTTTGACTCCAACAGAAAGTGGTCATACAGCAAGAATGATTTCAAAGTATCGACCGGAAGCTCCTATCATTGCAGTTACTGCTAATGAAGATGTAAAGAGAAAATTATCTCTAGTATGGGGAGTACATTCAGTTATTGGTGAAAAAGCACATTCAACCGATGAAATGCTTGACTCGGGTATTCGCAATGGACTAGCAACAGGTCTGTTTAATCACGGGGATAGAGTCATTATTACAGCAGGAGTTCCTGTAGGTGAAAAGGGTACAACGAATTTGATGAAGGTCCATGTAATTGGTGACGTTATATCCAAAGGGCAAGGTATCGGACAAAAATTAGGATATGGACGAGCAGTTATTGCACGCTCCGCACAAGAAGCGATTGATAAGGTAGAAGATGGAGATATCTTAGTTACTATCGGTACAGATCGTGATATGATGTCAGCTATTGAAAAGGCCGCTGGATTAATTACGGAAGAAGGTGGATTAACATCACATGCAGCTGTTGTTGGTTTAAGCCTAGGTATTCCAGTTATAGTAGGAGTAGAAAATGCCACTACATTGATTCAAGACAAGGAAGACATTACCATTGATTCAAGTCGTGGGGATATTTATAGAGGACATGCAAGCGTACTTTAA